A window of Companilactobacillus allii genomic DNA:
TTAATGCAACGATAACTATATTCAGTCGCTTCTCTGGCACCAACTATAGCTGTACAATCAGTTTTTAATAGTGAAATGTCACCCTGGTAAAATAGCAATGCTGGTGGATTATAAATTTCCCTTAAATTCTCAGGGTACTCATCATCCAGGTAATTTATTGCCTGAATTCCGGACTCATTTTGTAGCCTAAACAATAGAAGAAACTTTTTATATTTCTCTGATTTCCAACTTCTTTGAAGCATATAAAAAGTATCTTGTTCAAGATTATCACTATTTAGTGACAATTTGACAATTTTTAACATTTCCTGATTTGATATCTGCATAGTTAAACGACATTTTACTAAAATTTCAGTTAATTTATTCATATATAAAAACACCACTTTCATAAATAAATTACGAAAACGGTGTTTGATATAACTTATTTGTTTTTCTTACAGGAGAAAAGCTCATTCGATGAATAGGAGTTCTGCCATATTTATCCAGTGCCTTCAAATGTTCACTAGTCCCATAACCATCATTTCTCAAAAAACCAAATTCAGGATACAGCTCGTTGTAAGCTGACATCAATCTATCCCTTGAAACTTTAGCCACAATACTAGCTGCTCCTATACTAAGCGACTTTGAATCACCTTTAATAAGCTTAGTTTGTCCGATATTAACGGGAATGGTCATGGCATCAACCAGAATATGATCAGGTGCCAAGTAAAGACCATTGATTGCATCTTTCATCACTAGCTCAGTAGCATGATAAATATTCTCTTGATCAATCAATTGAGGACTACCTATACCAATTGAAATATCTATCGCCTGTTCACAGATTTGTCGATAAACTCTGTCACGTTTTTTAGCGGTTAATTTTTTAGAATCATCAACCTCATACAAAGTATTATTGGCAGGTAAAATAACTGCAGCAGTTACTACAGGACCAGCCAGTGGTCCCCGGCCAACTTCGTCGACCCCTGCTACAAATAGATTATGATTCCAATAATCACGTTCTAAGAACTCTTTTTTATGGAACTTTTCAATTAATTTTTGTTGCTGCTCAACTTTTCTAAAATATTGTGCCAATAGATTATGAACACCACTACGTTCATCTTCTTGTAACAAATCAAGGTCATCTTTAGAAACCGAACCAATTTCTTGATTCAGCAATTCTTTGACATCCTTAATCGTCATTTTACTCTTCATAAAATTCACCTGGCACATCAAATGTAACACGACCAAGTTTTAACTTACGAATATCTTCAATGATTCGTCTTGAAGCACGATCATAGTCATCTTTATAGCCAAATTTTTGTGTCAAAAGCATTAATAATTCTGGTGTTGTGTGATCGAATAAATCACTTTTATCTAAACCATATGTATCTTGTAATCTCTCCAAATAATGTGTCTCTAAAAAATTCAAGGCATAAATTGCAACATCATCAGGTGCATATATCTTATCCTTAATAGCACCCGAAAGAGCAAGTTTCATCCCTACTTTAGGATCATCTATTTTAGGCCAAAGAATCCCTGGTGTATCTAATAAATCAATATCATACTTAGTCTTCAACCAGTTTTGATTCTTTGTTACACCTGGTCTATTACCAGTTATAGCAATGTTCTTGCCAACAATTCTATTTAGAATCGTTGACTTACCAACATTAGGTATACCTATACACATTGCTTTGATACGATAATTCTTTACACCATTTCTTTCATATTTAGCCACTTTTTCAGCTAATTCAGAATGGATCAAATTATTTATTTTACCCAATCCCTTATTATGCTTAGCATCAAGCTCAACAGAATGTGTACCTTCTTGTTCGAAGTTAACTTTCCAATCATTAGTTAACTTGGGGTCTGCCAAATCAGCCTTATTCAAAATAATAATATGTTTCTTTTGATCAATAATTTGTTCCAAAATTGGATTTCTGGAACTAAAAGGAAGTCTAGCATCGACTATTTCAAGCACAATATCGACCATTTTAAGCCTGTCTTGAACCTGATTTTTTGCCTTGTTCATATGTCCTGGATACCATTGTAACGCCATACATATCACCTATTTTCTATCTGTATCTTGATATTTTTGGTACGCTTCGTCAAAAATTGTCATACTCGGTAAATAACCAGCATTCAACTCCAAATAATTAGAGATCTTCTCATAGTCAGTCTCCTGCTTAGGAAATGATTGATCTCTGTGTGCATTATTTGCAAATTCAGCTTCCGGCTCGGTACTGTTAACATTTCTCAATGTCATCAAAAACTCATAAAAACTTCGCCTCATTGTTCCTCCCTGTCTATTGCTTACTTGTAATCTTATTATTCATAATATCAAATGATAATTTATCATTCTTCAAATCAATCTTTTTAGCACGGATACCATATCCTTCTTTTGTAGTATATTTAGTAAACTTCAAAAGAATTGTTTGATTCTTACTATTAACACTGACCCAATTAGGAATTTTAAAGCTGTTATTAATATAATTCATGACAAACTTAATTGGTAATGATAACTCTCCAATTTTAATATCTTTTGCC
This region includes:
- a CDS encoding ribonuclease HII, whose protein sequence is MTIKDVKELLNQEIGSVSKDDLDLLQEDERSGVHNLLAQYFRKVEQQQKLIEKFHKKEFLERDYWNHNLFVAGVDEVGRGPLAGPVVTAAVILPANNTLYEVDDSKKLTAKKRDRVYRQICEQAIDISIGIGSPQLIDQENIYHATELVMKDAINGLYLAPDHILVDAMTIPVNIGQTKLIKGDSKSLSIGAASIVAKVSRDRLMSAYNELYPEFGFLRNDGYGTSEHLKALDKYGRTPIHRMSFSPVRKTNKLYQTPFS
- the ylqF gene encoding ribosome biogenesis GTPase YlqF gives rise to the protein MALQWYPGHMNKAKNQVQDRLKMVDIVLEIVDARLPFSSRNPILEQIIDQKKHIIILNKADLADPKLTNDWKVNFEQEGTHSVELDAKHNKGLGKINNLIHSELAEKVAKYERNGVKNYRIKAMCIGIPNVGKSTILNRIVGKNIAITGNRPGVTKNQNWLKTKYDIDLLDTPGILWPKIDDPKVGMKLALSGAIKDKIYAPDDVAIYALNFLETHYLERLQDTYGLDKSDLFDHTTPELLMLLTQKFGYKDDYDRASRRIIEDIRKLKLGRVTFDVPGEFYEE
- a CDS encoding YozE family protein, encoding MRRSFYEFLMTLRNVNSTEPEAEFANNAHRDQSFPKQETDYEKISNYLELNAGYLPSMTIFDEAYQKYQDTDRK